In Gossypium arboreum isolate Shixiya-1 chromosome 6, ASM2569848v2, whole genome shotgun sequence, the following are encoded in one genomic region:
- the LOC108482242 gene encoding formin-like protein 3, with protein MPAICCGFTPMFFGSKAVKLVQGKSSQISKVYKKQKTGKGSKQDNSPHLACNFILMMELRKKIITFRDIIDLPPCNTALSTDQMIIGTMQDLHKYYPESIPRIRRSKLKRLPIDKILVYFCKALQELADVSNMSGAGIDKCKLDITDNEDCNEVEKLVEITVTTLNGLIKIAREKADMVNEDGEKKGLCPKAKTYSENSYGCPSPTSVLPELMDPPLKSYASPLLLSVNVQAVGKLSPIDLKRLKLHMLPDMGDDVPYLKQNKVMIEEQDEEVDETRDSKSQGEALEDPVSVSDNAAGGDTTTDGSNAAPPTPPSEVKSPELSGDVEVAEDKPVAPPPATPAEVLSPIPPPPPPPPPPPPLPTPPPLQLNLVLSKPPIPPPPPPQPNAEASKPPSVAKEPELPSQGATLPPPPPPPPPAEAPSKSNMVETVAPVSPPPPAPPVVAKGTPPVLPPPPPVPRSTSLPPPPPPIHRTASLPPPPPPPMAPSNGSGPMPPPPPIPGLAANGAAPPPPPPGSMRLKKATTRLKRSSHMGNLYRNLKGKVEGVPKRGPGAANGGKKSGGGNSGGGKQQGMADALAEMTKRSTYFIQIEEDVQKYEKSIKELRTSISTFKTGDMSELIKFNKHVESILEKLTDETQVLARFEGFPGKKLEALRTASALYSKLESMLNELENCKIEPPLGQLLERVERCFDRIKKEVDSLERTKDEEAKKLKGHNIEFDFQILVRIKEAMVDVSSNCMELALKERREAKLTANEKTKTKGEAPKKVCSKMLWRAFQFAFRVYTFAGGHDDRADKLTRELAHEIETDPEHQQ; from the exons ATGCCTGCAATATGCTGTGGTTTCACACCAATGTTCTTTGGCTCCAAAGCCGTAAAACTTGTCCAG GGAAAATCCTCTCAGATATCAAAGGTATACAAGAAGCAAAAGACGGGGAAGGGCTCCAAGCAGGATAATTCACCTCATTTAGCATGCAACTTCATTCTGATGATGGAGCTTAGGAAAAAAATTATTACATTTAGAGACATCATTGATTTACCACCTTGTAATACCGCTTTATCCACAGATCAG ATGATAATAGGGACAATGCAAGATCTTCATAAATATTACCCTGAAAGTATACCCCGAATCCGTAGGTCAAAACTCAAAAGATTACCTATTGACAAG ATTCTGGTCTACTTCTGCAAGGCATTGCAAGAGCTTGCAGACGTATCAAATATGAGCGGTGCAGGGATAGACAAATGCAAGTTAGATATAACTGACAATGAAGACTGCAACGAAGTTGAAAAACTTG TTGAAATTACTGTAACGACACTGAATGGTTTGATTAAGATAGCAAGAGAGAAAGCTGATATGGTTAATGAAGATGGAGAAAAAAAGGGTTTATGTCCAAAGGCTAAAACTTATTCAGAAAACAGCTATGGCTGCCCTTCACCAACTTCAGTGCTTCCTGAGTTGATGGATCCTCCTCTAAAATCTTATGCATCACCTCTTTTGTTATCTGTCAACGTTCAAGCAGTGGGAAAACTGAGCCCCATTGATTTGAAGCGTCTCAAATTACACATGCTTCCTGATATGGGAGACGATGTTCCCTATTTGAAGCAAAACAAGGTTATGATTGAGGAACAAGATGAAGAAGTTGATGAAACCAGAGATTCCAAATCTCAAGGTGAGGCTTTAGAGGATCCAGTTTCCGTTTCAGACAATGCAGCGGGTGGTGATACGACAACAGATGGAAGCAATGCAGCACCACCAACGCCGCCATCAGAGGTGAAATCTCCAGAGTTGTCCGGAGACGTGGAAGTGGCTGAAGATAAACCAGTAGCTCCGCCACCAGCAACACCAGCAGAAGTTTTATCCCCAattccaccaccaccaccaccacctccgcCACCGCCACCGCTGCCAACACCACCACCCTTGCAGCTTAATTTAGTATTAAGCAAACCACCAATACCACCTCCTCCACCACCCCAACCAAATGCAGAAGCTTCAAAACCACCTTCAGTAGCAAAAGAACCAGAGTTGCCCTCACAAGGAGCAACTTTGCCACCACcacctccaccaccaccaccagcAGAAGCGCCATCGAAGTCGAATATGGTGGAAACAGTAGCACCAGTTTCGCCACCACCACCTGCACCTCCTGTTGTGGCGAAAGGAACGCCACCAGTTTTGCCACCACCACCTCCTGTACCTAGAAGTACATCATTACCACCCCCACCACCTCCTATTCATAGAACTGCATCATTACCACCACCGCCACCACCACCTATGGCACCTTCAAATGGATCAGGGCCAATGCCACCGCCACCACCAATACCCGGATTGGCGGCGAATGGAGCTGCTCCACCGCCTCCTCCACCTGGTTCCATGCGCCTCAAGAAAGCAACTACTAGATTGAAGAGATCAAGTCATATGGGTAATCTATATCGGAATCTCAAGGGCAAAGTAGAAGGAGTTCCAAAGCGAGGCCCCGGAGCAGCTAATGGTGGGAAAAAGAGTGGAGGTGGAAACAGCGGCGGTGGGAAACAACAAGGAATGGCTGATGCATTAGCAGAGATGACCAAGAG ATCAACTTACTTCATACAAATCGAAGAAGATGTTCAGAAATATGAAAAATCAATCAAAGAGCTCAGAACTTCCATCAGTACATTCAAAACCGGTGACATGTCTGAGTTAATTAAGTTCAACAAACACGTGGAATCCATTCTCGAGAAATTAACGGATGAAACACAG GTTCTCGCAAGGTTTGAAGGATTTCCCGGAAAAAAGTTAGAAGCTTTAAGGACAGCATCGGCACTTTACTCCAAGTTAGAATCGATGTTGAATGAACTAGAAAATTGCAAGATAGAGCCTCCTTTGGGTCAGCTTCTTGAGAGGGTTGAACGTTGCTTCGACAGG ATCAAAAAGGAAGTAGACTCCCTGGAGCGAACCAAGGATGAAGAAGCCAAGAAATTAAAAGGCCACAACATCGAATTTGACTTCCAAATTCTTGTACGGATCAAAGAAGCAATGGTTGATGTTTCCTCCAACTGCATGGAGTTGGCACTGAAG GAGAGAAGAGAAGCAAAGTTGACGGCAAATGAAAAGACGAAGACCAAAGGTGAAGCGCCAAAGAAAGTGTGCAGTAAAATGCTGTGGAGGGCATTCCAATTCGCTTTCCGTGTTTACACATTTGCAGGCGGACATGATGATCGTGCAGACAAGCTGACCCGAGAATTGGCTCATGAAATTGAGACTGACCCTGAACATCAGCAGTAG